In the Sebastes fasciatus isolate fSebFas1 chromosome 12, fSebFas1.pri, whole genome shotgun sequence genome, ATGATGTTTCGCCTGAAGAATGACTCAAGACCTTGATTCTGCAGCTAAACCAGCACCTTTATAACTTCCCCTCACTGCATTGACACCTTATCTGAGTGTATTGAGTACCATATGGAGGATAAAGACATCAAACAGAGTTTTGCTGGACCAACGCTGCGATCTCAGACCAATTATTccaggcagcagcagccaaaGCAGCAGGGTGGTTGACTGTATTTGAATACGAGTAGAAAGAGATGAACCCAAGAGGAGAAAATGGGGGAAAAcagtacgagtgtgtgtgtgttttcagcccAATACAGCTTGAATCAATGCACGTTAGGTGCATTAATCAGAAGTTACAGGGAGGCGAAGCATTTCTGCACCATAAAAGTGAGGTGTGATAAACTGGAAATGCATGGTATGGCTGGCATCCATTGGGTGTGTGAGGGGGTTTGGTGTTCTTCCAAACAGAGGAGGGGGGAAGCAGATGCTTTCTGCACACGAGGCTGAGTGGAGAGCTTGCTTGTACACAAAATCCAGTTTAACACAGATGCAGCTCATTAGAATCAGTGACTTGAAACAATGTGCAATTGAAACAAACTTAGTATGTGACCTAAATGTTATTCAAGCTTCTGCTGAATAGACAAAAATTTTGGGCTGATGaaaacatcagatctgtgtgAAGCAATGAGGAGACTATAACGTTCCTCAGTTCTAATAATGTTTCACgtgaaacaaacataaaatgcCATAATTCCAACATGTTTTGTAAACCGTTTTCCACTGTTTGAGGGTTGACTGGCTCTCTTTTAATTTAGGGCTgcccccctcttagtcgatttgTCAACTAAAAGgtggttttggtcttagtcgactaagatttctttaatccattagtcgttttttatgcttttttcatgctgaatggcTTATtgccaagaaacttatgagcacatctctggtaagcacaagcttttgtgtgattctttgtggagaaactcagttttacagatctgttgattaagtAAACAAATCAATTAGTCGACGAAATCAAGCGCAaatcgactaagaatttctttggtgggggacagccctattttaaTTACTTCATCTCCATACACCCTCTTCTTATTATGCAATGATTTAATGGCAACTGGAGAATATACTCAACAATGTGGAACTGGTTTGATTAGAAAAGATAAAATCTTCAACAAACCACAGTAATGTGTTAAGACGTGTGAGAAGACGGAAAcaataaacttatttttcacCATCTCAAGCTGGGGCACATGGTTGAATATAAGAGGAGACTAAGACAAAACCgaccgattagtcaactaatctaGGAGCGGGCAGCCCTAGCGAGTTGTAacaaagtaatgtatagtaaaataagtattttatCATACATATACAATAAAAAGGCAGTGCAGTTAAGGATTCAAGTCTATGGAAACTACACCAATGCATGTCACTTTATCTTCAAGCTCCAACaaactgttgtttgtgtttctgcatgtAAGAACTTGTTcaaccacagaaaaaaaagagaaacacaagGACTGAAGCTATTTGTTTACCATTCAGATAAATAACAAACATCCGATTCTCGGTGTAGTGATCttgctaaaaaagaaaaaaaaaaaaaatagtccgtTTAAAAATGTTATGGCAACAAAATGGTCAATGAAGAAAAGGTTGATGTGATTAAGTATGAATCATCAACAGGGACAAAGGGAAAAAATGGCAAAACATGtcacaacatgaaacatgtcgtggaaaagcagaaaaataaaagcatacacacacactcctgtctGTTGAACTAAAGTTCTGCCGttataaataaagaaaagggCTATCAATAGGTGTTTAGCCTGCTAATTTCCCTCATCTGGATTAAAAGTGAGATTAGATAGCGGCAGTCGATCCCATTAACTCAGCAGGGGACACAGCAGTTAGGTTACATTATCATGTCTCAGGCTGGAGAGCTAATGGCCTCTCTTCATCTTACTACAGTAAATATTCCCGTCTCCATACTGTACTATGCACCATTACTGATTCTGCTCTTTGGCTCAGGAGGTTGTTGACATCCTCCCTAAATACTATGCTTTCTCATGACCTGATGTATCTTCCCCAAAGTGGATCTGCTGTTAGCACTCACACCAGCGACTTGTGATTAAAGTCAAGCTTGGCTAGCTGGTGACAATATGATTGGATTGGTCTACTTCCTGGCAGGCCTTGTCCAGCTTCAGCGAATGTTTGTCTGCTGGAGATGCAATGCCATGCCATGCCTATTATGGGCAGCCGTAATGTGAGTGAGATCTATATCTGAGGGTAGATTGTCTGTCTGGCTCCACTCATCCATGTTGTCTGCTGGACAGAGCAGGAGAAGTCCTCGGTATCGACCTGAACATAACCCCCCGGGACAACTGAAGGTCAATCTGAGGCAAAGTGAACacaaggaagagagaaagaaagaaagggaaaacAGAGGGCAGAGAGAGGCCAGGACAGACTATACCTTGTTCTCTACCAGAGCTTGTTGTTGTGCATATAACCAATTTTCATGGTGCAGAAAATGTCTGAAGACAAGCCTTAAAGCAGAACTGCTTCAAAAACTcctgaataaatataaaatatcagaaaccAACTTGACAAATCTGAGGAAAATCTGTGCCCagtgttgttctttttttaaccgTGACTGATTTACAGCATTAGTTACtgtatgtttacattcataCTTGTACTGTAAAGTAAACACAGTTGTAGTGAGAGGACCTAATGTAGGCCAGCCAAAGATGTAAGCGAACACTGACAACATGTGCATGATAAAAGTGATGGATAAAACAGATGTGGCTCCACTTTAGTAGTTGCTATGACAGATCAGCTTTGAAGTTAGTGGCTGAATGAGATGCCAACAGATTATTGTGATTCATGCTGGATTTCAAACTTTGAATGTGTCTGCAGCTGTAAGTGAGAGGATACCCTCTGAAATACACTGATATCTGCAGACACTAGAAACTTTACCAGCCAATATCATTCTATAAAGTACAATTTTGTATTTCATTCTTTATTGCAACATCTTCTCTTCCTTCTGGCTTTTTTTGGGTCTCAAAACACTGGGGATGCTTGGTACATATATTACTTTGTTGGGCTGATTATTTTCAATATCAATTAATCTGACTATTCTTTTCTCGATTAAaccggcagtaggcagaatattgttggcatcattgggcaaaaattccattaatacctttcagcatattgtaattcaagtgttctgacagatagctagacttctgcacctcctcatggctctgttttcatgctttaaaaaaatctagtctgtgaagggagactttggccaatcacaggtcatttcagagagagtgcgttcctattggctgttcattcaatggaagcagctgtaaatcactcgcgaactcctcaacatcaaacggtcaaactaggcagcgctgatcaaatgtgaataaatattctgttactgtaatgcctatttctcacctcaaactttttcagaaacatcttgtagtgtactgtctAGCTGTAACATGCATAAGTTTGCAGGTGAGCGGTGCTTGATacttcctcaactgatctcaacatggctgccgggtcacaaactttctcatgttacagctaaacagtacactacaagatgtttctgaaaacatttcagatcagcgctgcctagtttgaccgtttgatcggagttcgcgagtgattgatagctgctcagagacggcagactccagctcagctgtcaggatatagtgaccgttttataaaaaataactttttttaatgttatttgctccatttctacccactgctgctttaatagatgtgtctataaaatgtcaggaaatagtAAAACGTTTTCtatcaaatcctcacattggaaAAGCAAGAACCAGAGATTTGGTGcttaaaaatgacttaaacaattaatcaattatcaatatTGCTGAGTCCCAATTCctaaatgttaaaaatgtttctgttttttcttaATGATAGTTAGCTGactatctttgggttttagatGTAGGACTGTTATTTGGACAAAATAAGCACTCTGAACATGTCAACTTGGGCTGTGGGAAATTGTGACTGTCCACTATTCCTGATTACCTGATTGATCAAATCATTAGTTTCAGCTCTAGCACAAAAGGCCAAGTATACATTTTGTTTGTATAACATGTACTTGCTGTTTGACACCTGAACAAGGTGGATGGTTGCAGTCACTGACTTGAACCAGGGACCTTCTggttaaaaacaacacacagaaacagcaaAAACAGAAAACTCCTTCCacaaaatgtaaagtttaaaTAAGTGCAAGTCCTTTAGACTAGAAGAGGTACACATTATGGTCCCAGATAAAcactcacagagagagaaagtgcttgctaaaaatgacaaatcacAGCAGCTGGACTCCTCTGCTGCATTATTCTGGACAATATGAGGAcatgttatcagtcactattaagcattttttgttttcttgatGATAGTTAGCTGACTATCTTTGGCTTTTAGGTTTAGGACTGTTAGTTGGACAAGCTGACAAGTTCACAACACCTGAACAAGGTGGATAGTTGCACAGTCACTGACTTGAACCAGGGACCTTCTGGTTAAAAACAATACACAGAAACAGCAAAAACAGAAAACTCCTTCCacaaaatgtaaagtttaagTCCTTTAAACTAGAAGAGGTACACATTATGGTCAAAAATAGCCTCCCCCTTCCCAGAAAGTGCTTTCTGAAAGgctaaaaaatgacaaatcacAGCAGCTTGACTCCACTGCTGCATTATTCTGGACAATATGAGGACATGTTTCAGTCACTATTAAGTATTCTACTTAAATATGACTACACCACATTGAAACATGGTggtttttttatcttatttgctCCATTGCTACCCGCTGCTGCTTTAATAGATGTGTCTATAACATTGATTTGGTGCTGTTGcttaaaaatgacttaaacattaatcaattatcaatatTTGCTGATTCCCACCTCTTAAATGttaacattgttttttgtttttttaatgatagtTAGCTGactatctttgggttttaggTGTAGGACTGTTAGTTGCACAAAACAAGCACTCTGAATGTGTCAACTTGGGCTGTGGGAAATTGTGACTGTCCACTATTCCTGATTACTTGATTAATAGTTAACAGTGCAAGTCCTTTAGACTAGAAGAGGTACACATTATGGTCCCAAATAGACcctcacagagagagaaagtgctTTCTGAAAATGACAAATCACAGCAGCTGGACTCCTGTGCTGCATTATTCTGCACAATATGAGGAcatgttatcagtcactattaAGTATTTTACTGCAGATATGACTACACCACATTGAAACATGTTACCAGGGACTTAACACCAGCTGCACAACAAACATTACAGAGAAGTTTCTGCTGCTCTTTCTGCTATCTTGCTAATGCTAGCTGAGTTCAGGTCCCATCAGCATCCTGACTCTGAGCTGGCTAGCAGCACCATTAGCACCAACAATAGCCGGATAACTAGCTGGTTTTTAGGGGACACAAATGTTTTAAAGCAGTTTTACCTTCGGTGGCTGAGTCCTCTGGTGATGTTTTGGCGACAGCTCTGGAGACAAGGTATCCTAAACACAgtacaacagcagcagctcgtCTCCAGCTCTCAGCCCGCATCATTGCAGATGTGTGTTGTTGTatcaaaggttaaaaaaaacacacaaacaaaagtaGAAGAATCTTCTGCTTTCTACAATCTCACGGTCCGGACACATCAGTGTTTAATCCCGCTAAAGGAGAAGACTCTCCATGTTTAGCAGCATCAGCAGTCCTGGTTAAAAGCCGTGTTTCCTCTGCGCCGTTGTGCATCCCTGTCGGCCCTTTTCATGGACTggtcagagagaggaagacggcCCCCGCTCCTCTGAGCCACCGCATGCCCCAGAAACAGCACCAACAGGCGGCTTCCTCCACACCGCAGCACCGCTCTCATCTGTGGAGCTCTGGTGCTACCTGCTGGACAAATGATGGAAGGTTTCTTAGTTGCAACTTTTCATTGGTTTTTCTCTTGGCACACAATGTAATTTCTTCTTCAAAATTATGGACCCCCCAAACTGACAGAATGTAGTAAAAAATATAACTAAATACATCAATGAATAATAGTGTATATTCATAATAgaaagaccaagaaagtggatcatatcagtccagagaactgatttcaaaattctcctgctggtttacaaagcactaaatggtttagggccaaaatacatttctgatcttctgctatgttatgaaccatccagacctctcaggtcatctggatcaggtctgcttagtgtccccagagtcacaactaaacatgcagaagcagcgttcagtttttatgcaccaaatatttggaaaacccagaaacctgcaggaccaactctgactctgagttcttttaaatcaaagcttaaaactttcctgtttgctgctgctgccttttattaaaccagataatgatcttatactgcactagagcttttagtcttgtgtgttatattctattttagcttctatcctagcttttatttgtagcttgtttttattttctaatctttaatgtttttatgtttttataactgttttaattatgtcttaatgttcttttgcattttgtcacaATGatattgaatgtttatgtagagcactttgaattgccctgtttctgaaatgtgctatacaaataaagctgccttgccttgttaaaggtcccatatcctgctcattttcaggttcttacttgtactttgtgtttctactagaacatgtttacatgctgtaatgttaaaaaaaacaactttatttcctcatactgtctgcttaaatatacctgtattcacccctctgtctgaaacgctccgttttagctcatttcaacgaattgcgttgctaggcaacagtttgggtccgtgtttacttcctgtcagctgatgttatttacatacactgcaacaggaaataaacttggacacatttacaatgtttatgtttaaaaccgtgtaatggtctaaatattgtatatttgagacatcacaaatggacagaaattctaacggcttgtttcaaaaggcacaatttctgaatacgggctgtgtgtatttctccttatattgagcattttgatagtttaacagtatttatatagcactttaacctgctttataatataaaagaaatgaaaatctcactttttacaatatgggaccttaaaacaaactattaaaatTGAGCATAAAGAAGAATTATACTGCTTTATAATCACAAAACAGCTTTTTATGTTTCCTTAAAGAAGAATTATAAAGCTTTATGATCACAAAACAGGTTGCGACCccgaataggataagcggttacagataatggatggatggatatatactgtatatatggggTTGGGAATAACTGCAGGagattatttgattttattagatcaaataaaaacaacaagggATTCAAAAATGAATATCTGCACTTTCATTTCACAACCGCTGCCAAATTTAGGAGAATCTTTCTCCTGCTAGACAGGTTAGACTGCTGTGTCCCCATCAACATTGAACACGAAACAGCTTTTTATTCCTTTCCTTAAAGAATTATAAAGCTTTCTAATCAcaaaacagatttttatttgtttccttaAAGAAGAATTATAAAGCTTTATAATCACAAaacagctttttatttttttccttaattttatatatatgtaattttatatatatatatatatttatatcattttatttacttttatatatatatgtaatcatatatatatacaatttaatttatttatacatctatatatataatatatatgtaaattGGAAAAACATTGCAAGCCATATAAATCACAGAGCAAATGAGTAGTCTTCTGttttttcatccatttttccCTCCCACTCCCAacagtaagaaaaataaaggaaatagccatccatctatccatccattatctgtaaccgttTATCCCctttcagggtcgcggggggctggagccgatcccagctgacattgggcgaaagcggggtacaccctggacaagACACCAGACTAACACAGACACATAGCGACAGACAACCAtccacgctcacattcacacctacgggaaaTTTAGAGTCAACTATTAACCgccatgtctttggactgtgggaggaagccagagaacccggagaaaacccatgttaacacggggagaacatgtaaattccacacagaagggccccaagccgggttccTCTTGTTGGGAGGCAGCAGTGCTAACCACAGCACCACCGTGAAGCCCCAGGAAATAATCAATATCACACTAATGTCAACAGTTACAACaagacttaaagcagcagtgacaGCAAAATTAGTGAAACACTACACACATGAAATAATAGAATACataaaatatacacatatacacacaaaataaaataaaaacaaataaaaataaaaataaagtaagtaaaaattagaaataaaaaaacagcaacaccaATTCAACAAAAATAAAGGTAATTATTTAacaatttataatatttgttgatgtattcaatatatatttcttattggtCTGATAacctttcattcattttttctattcatttttctatttttcacaACAGAGCACAAAATGCCATTCTTCTAATTTTGGctcaaatatgtaaatatatatatatatatgtcggCAAGTGGTGCTGTGGTTAGCACTgctgcctcacagcaagaggaaCCCGGCTTGGGGTCCCTCTGTGTGGAGTTTACATGTtttccccgtgttagcgtgggttttctccgggttctctggCTTCcttccacagtccaaagacatgcaggttaattgttgacccTAAATTGCTGGTaggtgaatgtgagtgtgaatggttgtctgtctctatgtttgtcagctgggatcggctccagcttccccgcgaccctgaataggataagcggttacagataatggatggatggatatatactgtatatatggggATTGAATAACTGCAGGaggttatttgattttattagatcaaatttaaaaaacaaggctggtttcaaaaataaatatctgcACTGCTTATGTCTACTTTGTTTTCACAACCGCTGCCAAATTTAGGAGAATCTTTCTCCTGCTAAACAGGTTAGACTGCTGAGTTACCATCAGCAATAACATAACAAGGAAGTATTATAACATTCCAATGCTGTCAATAGGGAAGGACTTCTTTCAGTTCTTTGTTTTGCACATGATCTGATGTTCATGTGATTACATTTGAAGTGCAGTTTGGCAAAAGAGATAAAAGTATTTGTTCAGACTGAAAGGCTCCAATAATGAAGATCTGCAGCTCAGACTGGAAGCTCTCTGCTCTCGTTGTAATCCTGACGATCAACAGCTTCCGTGCTTTTTCACAAAGTAAAAGTAAGTAATGAGtttcaaatgttttactttgttCTACTAACATGAATAGGCTACTTATGGAAACTAACACACGATCAAACAGAAGCCACTTGCTGTAGTTTATAccttatatttatcattttccTTATTTCCATTGTATTGTTTTTCAGTTCCCCATGAGATTCACTATGTTGTGGGCTGCTTCTACAATGGGACAACTGAGGTTCAGTACGAGTTTGACGCTGAGGAGGTTTTATACGTGGATTTTGACAGAGAAGAGCTTGTTTACACTGTGCCCAGATTTATGACGGATGACCCGAGTAAACTATTTGGGAATATAAAAGTATTTGTaaatgcaaagaaaaacaagaacgCGTGTCTAGCAGTTAACAATGTCCTCaaatttgaggagagaaatctaACAGAGGAAACAGGTAAGTTAACCTCAACATTTCTCTCTGAAGTGATGTGATTGATAAAATGTTGATGAAGGTTTTTAATTGTCTTTTGTCCCTTGAAAGACGCCCCTGAGAGCATCCTCTACCCTTCAGAAGAAGTTATGTTGGGAGTTGAAAACACCCTCATCTGCTTTGTGAATCATTTCTACCCACCTCACATCTACGTCAGCTGGACCAGAAATGATCGTCCGGTGTCGGAGGGGGTGTCACTCAGTCGATATTATCCCAATAATGATCAAACCTTCCACCAGTTCTCTACCCTGACATTCACACCGATGGAGGGGGACATTTACAGCTGCACAGTGGAGCACATGGCCCTGGACAGGCCTAAAACAAGGATCTGGGGTAATTGTTTTATCTTGTGAAGCCActtaaatatcacaataataCAATTATATGTTGTAAAATACTTCTTTGTGTCTGTAATGATGCATATTTTCTTACGTTCCTCCACAGAAGCTGAGTTTAGTCATCGCAGTCTTGGACCAGATGTTTACTGTGGAGTGGGCCTGACTCTGGGCTTGTTGGGTGTCGCAGTGGGAACATTTTTAATGGTTAAGGGTCACCATAGACAGTAATTTCTCTGTTATAGAGAGGTTATACACATGAAATTGATGATGATGCACATGAATTTTACACAGACAATCATTTTGGAGTGCACCATTTATCGTCTTCTAAACTGTGATTTGGCTTTGAGAGAGGTATGAATATCAGgccaaaatgaattaaataaatggGTGTACACTGTTCAAACATATTTCCTCGCCACACAcaaagaataaatacagttcATGTGCTGTGTATCATTTACATGCGGACACGACTTACAGTAATACACTGtactttatattttactttgaaGAGAGACAATGCAACTTCTGAGGGAAGAAATAACACTTCCTCTTTAAAAACAATGCTGAAttcataagcaataaaacacaccCGACTCAACTAAGTACACTCAGGGATTTTGCTGCTACAGTTTCACTTGGTCTGGTTTGACCACTAGCTTTTGGTGGCCGATACTAGCTAACAGCACACTTTAAATAGATATTGTATGACTGACATTACTGAATGTCAGAAAGAGTCTTGGCTTACACAGTAAATGCAAAAGGGCCTTATGGTCTGAATGaagctttttatttcatttctttataattcatttattgGCGCTTATATTTGCCTTCTATGTTATTACTGTACAGTGTTGTTTATTCAAACATTGCCATGTAACATGCTGTCTGTTGGATCACTGTTATCTGTAGCTTTGATATACGTTCTATTTTGGTTTCAATTATATACTACCTTTTTTGTACaaaataacctttatttaatcaggtaATCTTGTTGAGAACAAGATCTCTTTAGCAACAGCGACCTGAGAGAATAAGATGTGAAGTGATGTACTGAGGCAGCTTTTGCAGGAGAcatttatgaataaaaatgacATAGTTCTCTTCTTGTTGCTAGTGGGGACCAGCCTTTTGTTTCATATGTAGTACACAGTGATGGGGACGATATTTATCTCCTGTAATGAATCACAAAGCACGGTGATAAACTGAATCAAGTTGTTTTAAGGAATGACAATAAAGAATATCTCTAACAGACCTGATGGATGACTGTAATCATTTTCCTGTCCTCAAGTAAAAAGTGGTGGTGAAAAAGTTCATTTGCTCAAGtattgtactcaagtacaaCTTTGAAGtactacattttggagggaaatattgtactttttaatccactacatttatcagaCAACTTTGGTGACTGTTTATAGATTCAATTTCACATACAAAACAGTCTATAAGGTAGATTAATCTTCTCCTCTACCAGctacaaaatgaaaatgccTTGCACCATAATGCATCAGTAATGAAAATCCAAtccaataatatattaataataataataataataataataataataataataataataatgataataatgataataataataataa is a window encoding:
- the LOC141779056 gene encoding H-2 class II histocompatibility antigen, A-Q alpha chain-like, yielding MKICSSDWKLSALVVILTINSFRAFSQSKIPHEIHYVVGCFYNGTTEVQYEFDAEEVLYVDFDREELVYTVPRFMTDDPSKLFGNIKVFVNAKKNKNACLAVNNVLKFEERNLTEETDAPESILYPSEEVMLGVENTLICFVNHFYPPHIYVSWTRNDRPVSEGVSLSRYYPNNDQTFHQFSTLTFTPMEGDIYSCTVEHMALDRPKTRIWEAEFSHRSLGPDVYCGVGLTLGLLGVAVGTFLMVKGHHRQ